A stretch of Leisingera sp. S132 DNA encodes these proteins:
- a CDS encoding tRNA (guanosine(46)-N(7))-methyltransferase TrmB, with product MSGDQKPRDDQSKDARPAAENAADKHASGAPWRNFYGRFKGKTLKDSQKRYLDEDLASLSPGAVGWEENPDRNPLNLNALFGGKDVWLEVGFGGGEHLVHQAVSNPDVGIIGAEPFINGVAMLLGKIRNSGADNIAVHPGDARDLMDVLTDASISRAFLLYPDPWPKARHHRRRFVTQEHLEPLARCLKPGAIFRVATDIPDYVRQTLEEVPKAGFEWLAEGPADWRQPWGDWISTRYEQKALREGRTPHYLTFRRLG from the coding sequence ATGTCCGGCGACCAGAAGCCCCGCGACGACCAGTCCAAGGATGCCCGGCCCGCAGCAGAAAATGCGGCCGATAAACACGCCAGCGGTGCACCCTGGCGCAACTTCTATGGCCGCTTCAAGGGCAAGACCCTGAAAGACAGCCAGAAGCGTTATCTGGACGAAGACCTTGCAAGCCTCAGCCCCGGTGCGGTCGGCTGGGAGGAAAACCCGGACCGTAATCCGCTCAATCTGAACGCGCTGTTTGGCGGTAAGGATGTCTGGCTGGAGGTCGGCTTTGGCGGCGGTGAACATCTGGTGCATCAGGCGGTCAGCAACCCTGATGTCGGTATCATTGGCGCCGAGCCTTTCATAAACGGCGTTGCGATGCTGCTGGGCAAGATCCGCAATTCGGGCGCGGACAACATCGCCGTGCATCCCGGCGATGCGCGCGACCTGATGGATGTGCTGACAGACGCCTCCATCTCCCGCGCCTTCCTTCTTTATCCTGACCCGTGGCCCAAGGCGCGCCACCATCGCCGCCGTTTTGTGACGCAGGAGCACTTGGAACCATTGGCCCGCTGTCTGAAGCCCGGCGCGATCTTCCGTGTTGCGACCGATATCCCAGACTATGTGCGCCAGACTCTGGAGGAGGTGCCGAAGGCCGGTTTCGAATGGCTGGCCGAAGGCCCAGCCGACTGGCGCCAGCCTTGGGGAGACTGGATCTCCACCCGCTATGAGCAGAAGGCCCTGCGAGAGGGGCGAACCCCGCATTACCTGACTTTCCGCCGCTTGGGCTGA
- the metK gene encoding methionine adenosyltransferase: MTRTNYTFTSESVSEGHPDKVCDRISDAVLDAFLAEEPEARVAAETFATTNRVVIGGEVGLSDQDKLHDYMGRIEDIARACIKDIGYEQDKFHHETVEVTNLLHEQSAHIAQGVNASSEKDEGAGDQGIMFGFATNETDALMPAPIQFSHAILRRLAEVRKNGTEPVLGPDAKSQLSVIYENGKPVGVSSLVLSTQHLDESLTSADIRAIVEPYIRETLPEGWLTEATQWHVNPTGKFVIGGPDGDAGLTGRKIIVDTYGGAAPHGGGAFSGKDPTKVDRSAAYAARYLAKNVVAAGMAEKCTIQLSYAIGVSKPLSIYAETHGTGEVDPAAIERAIDQVMDLTPRGIRSHLGLNKPIYQRTAAYGHFGRDPEADGGFSWERTDLVEALRKAV, from the coding sequence ATGACCCGTACGAACTACACCTTCACTTCGGAATCGGTTTCCGAAGGCCACCCGGACAAGGTCTGCGACCGCATTTCCGACGCGGTTCTCGACGCTTTCCTGGCGGAAGAGCCCGAAGCACGCGTGGCAGCTGAGACCTTCGCCACCACGAACCGTGTTGTCATCGGGGGGGAGGTCGGACTGTCCGATCAGGACAAGCTGCACGATTACATGGGCCGGATTGAGGATATCGCCCGCGCCTGCATCAAGGATATCGGTTACGAGCAGGATAAGTTCCACCACGAAACCGTGGAAGTGACAAACCTGCTGCACGAACAGTCCGCCCATATCGCGCAGGGCGTCAATGCCTCGAGCGAAAAGGACGAAGGGGCCGGCGACCAGGGCATTATGTTCGGCTTTGCCACCAACGAGACCGACGCGCTGATGCCGGCGCCGATTCAGTTCAGCCATGCGATCCTGCGCCGCCTGGCCGAAGTGCGCAAGAACGGTACCGAGCCGGTGCTTGGCCCGGATGCGAAATCCCAGCTGTCAGTGATCTATGAAAACGGCAAGCCGGTTGGCGTCAGCTCGCTGGTGCTGTCGACCCAGCATCTGGACGAAAGCCTGACCTCTGCGGACATCCGCGCCATTGTCGAGCCTTACATCCGCGAAACCCTGCCCGAAGGCTGGCTGACAGAAGCCACCCAGTGGCACGTGAACCCGACAGGTAAGTTCGTGATTGGCGGCCCGGATGGCGACGCAGGGCTGACCGGCCGCAAGATCATCGTCGACACCTATGGCGGCGCGGCACCGCACGGCGGCGGCGCCTTCTCCGGCAAGGACCCGACCAAGGTGGACCGTTCGGCGGCCTACGCCGCGCGTTACCTGGCCAAGAACGTGGTCGCCGCGGGTATGGCTGAGAAGTGCACGATTCAGCTGTCTTATGCCATCGGCGTCTCCAAGCCGCTGTCGATCTATGCCGAAACCCATGGCACAGGCGAGGTTGACCCGGCCGCGATTGAACGGGCCATTGATCAGGTCATGGATCTTACCCCGCGTGGCATCCGCTCGCATCTTGGCCTGAACAAGCCGATCTATCAGCGCACCGCGGCCTATGGGCATTTCGGACGCGATCCGGAAGCGGACGGCGGCTTCAGCTGGGAACGCACAGATCTCGTTGAGGCTCTGAGAAAAGCGGTCTGA
- the lnt gene encoding apolipoprotein N-acyltransferase has protein sequence MMALGLRQAARQLCLARAALAFGSGALLSLTLAPWHMLAGLPVALAAAGWLALDARSARAAGLAGWLFGLGYFTFGLSWIIEPFQVDPERHAWMAPFALVFLAAGLALFWGAAFGISARLSRGVVRLPMLVAVWSLAEFARAYLLTGFPWAAFGQFWIDTPAAELLPWIGPQGLALLTLAAFLPLALLRAQPAAALLPLGLAAAAVAGAPHPGETVLTDDTVRIVQPNAPQNQKWHPEHKWEFVRRALAFSAEEPRPDMIVWPETAVPQLLNYAGDTLQAISERGGGVPVLLGIQREEDGAYYNSAVLLDSDGMPAAAYDKAHLVPFGEYVPFGDFMARFGIHGFASQAGAGYAAGPGARVMDLPIGNALPLICYEAVFPQDVNAAETRPEMLVQITNDAWFGTRSGPYQHLAQARMRALEQGLPMIRAANTGVSAMIAPDGSLLDQLPLGEAGRIDAALPAPLPPTFYSRTGDWPVLLLCFLVAGAAIFLPRALAPRS, from the coding sequence ATGATGGCACTTGGGCTGCGGCAGGCCGCGCGCCAGCTGTGTCTGGCCCGGGCGGCTTTGGCCTTTGGCAGCGGCGCGCTGCTTTCGCTGACGCTGGCGCCCTGGCACATGCTGGCGGGACTGCCGGTTGCGCTGGCTGCGGCTGGCTGGCTTGCGCTGGATGCTCGCTCCGCCCGCGCCGCTGGTCTGGCGGGTTGGCTGTTCGGACTGGGCTATTTCACGTTCGGCCTCTCCTGGATCATTGAGCCGTTTCAGGTTGACCCCGAGCGCCACGCTTGGATGGCCCCCTTTGCGCTGGTTTTCCTTGCCGCTGGCCTGGCCCTCTTTTGGGGAGCGGCTTTTGGCATCTCCGCCCGTCTCAGCCGTGGAGTGGTGCGTCTTCCGATGCTGGTGGCGGTATGGTCGCTGGCAGAATTTGCCCGCGCCTATCTGCTGACCGGATTTCCCTGGGCGGCATTTGGCCAGTTCTGGATTGATACGCCTGCCGCCGAACTGCTGCCGTGGATCGGGCCTCAGGGGCTGGCGCTGCTGACGCTTGCCGCATTCCTGCCGCTCGCCTTGTTGCGGGCGCAACCTGCCGCCGCGCTTCTGCCTCTGGGTTTGGCCGCCGCCGCCGTTGCTGGCGCACCGCATCCCGGAGAAACGGTGCTGACAGACGACACAGTGCGTATCGTTCAGCCCAATGCGCCGCAGAACCAGAAGTGGCACCCCGAACACAAGTGGGAATTCGTCCGTCGCGCGCTGGCATTTTCAGCCGAGGAGCCGCGGCCCGACATGATCGTCTGGCCGGAAACCGCGGTGCCGCAGCTGCTGAATTATGCCGGTGACACGCTGCAGGCCATTTCCGAACGGGGCGGTGGTGTCCCGGTCTTGCTGGGTATCCAGCGCGAGGAGGACGGCGCCTACTACAACTCTGCGGTGCTTCTGGATTCAGACGGGATGCCAGCCGCTGCATATGACAAGGCGCATCTGGTGCCGTTCGGGGAGTATGTGCCCTTTGGCGACTTTATGGCCCGCTTCGGGATCCACGGTTTCGCCTCTCAGGCAGGTGCCGGTTATGCCGCCGGCCCGGGAGCCCGGGTGATGGATCTGCCCATCGGCAATGCCTTGCCGCTGATCTGCTACGAAGCTGTTTTTCCCCAGGATGTGAACGCCGCCGAAACCCGTCCTGAGATGCTGGTGCAGATCACCAACGATGCCTGGTTCGGCACCCGCTCAGGCCCCTATCAGCACCTGGCACAGGCGCGGATGCGGGCGCTGGAACAAGGCCTGCCGATGATCCGGGCGGCCAACACCGGTGTCTCAGCCATGATTGCGCCGGACGGGTCGCTGCTGGATCAGCTGCCGCTGGGAGAGGCTGGCAGAATTGATGCAGCCCTGCCAGCACCGCTGCCGCCGACGTTTTACAGCCGGACCGGGGATTGGCCGGTTTTGCTGCTGTGTTTCCTTGTTGCGGGTGCGGCAATCTTTCTCCCCCGCGCTCTTGCGCCGCGGTCATAG
- a CDS encoding hemolysin family protein, protein MGDIEGSSNAAQGAPQEINGTAADAPASENTGLWTRLRNVFSADPQDGPDTGGEQPAPGTGPHGMINLRRMRVEDVAIPSAEIAAVPVTVAKDDLVGIFRQSGFTRIPVYEGTLDTPLGFVHLKDFSLTHGFNGGTSEFDLSKMLRPLLFVPPSMPIGVLLTKMQAERRHMALVIDEYGGVDGLVTIEDLIEQVVGEIEDEHDADELQTWFEEKPGCYIALARTSLPEFEAETGHSLTSHDDVDEEEIDTLGGLVFMLSGRVPARGEVIEHPEGAEFEVMDADPRRIKRLRVRLPDAAA, encoded by the coding sequence ATGGGCGACATAGAAGGCAGTTCTAACGCGGCGCAGGGCGCGCCGCAGGAAATCAATGGCACGGCGGCGGATGCGCCGGCCTCTGAAAATACCGGATTGTGGACGCGGCTGCGCAATGTGTTCAGCGCCGATCCGCAGGACGGTCCGGACACCGGCGGCGAACAGCCAGCGCCGGGAACAGGCCCGCACGGTATGATCAACCTGCGCCGGATGCGGGTCGAAGACGTCGCCATTCCCTCTGCTGAAATTGCTGCTGTGCCAGTCACTGTCGCCAAGGATGATCTGGTGGGCATTTTCCGGCAAAGCGGCTTTACCCGCATTCCCGTTTACGAGGGCACACTGGACACGCCGCTGGGCTTTGTCCACCTCAAGGATTTTTCGCTGACGCATGGATTCAACGGCGGCACCTCGGAGTTCGATCTCTCCAAGATGCTGCGTCCGCTGCTGTTCGTGCCGCCGTCGATGCCAATCGGCGTGCTGCTGACCAAGATGCAGGCTGAACGCCGCCACATGGCTCTGGTGATCGACGAATACGGCGGTGTTGACGGACTTGTCACCATCGAAGACCTGATCGAACAGGTGGTGGGTGAAATCGAGGATGAGCATGACGCCGACGAACTTCAGACTTGGTTCGAGGAGAAGCCCGGCTGCTACATCGCGCTGGCCCGCACCTCGCTGCCGGAGTTCGAGGCGGAGACGGGCCATTCGCTGACCAGCCACGATGACGTGGATGAGGAGGAGATCGACACGCTTGGCGGGCTGGTCTTCATGCTGTCTGGCCGGGTGCCTGCCCGCGGCGAGGTGATCGAACACCCCGAAGGTGCCGAGTTCGAAGTCATGGACGCTGATCCGCGCCGGATAAAGCGGCTGCGGGTACGGTTGCCGGACGCCGCTGCATGA
- the ybeY gene encoding rRNA maturation RNase YbeY, whose translation MMLDISIEDSRWQEAGLEPLAEDATVAVLAHFGLDPEVCEISLLACDDARIAELNAEFRKKDKPTNVLSWPAEELGAEEDGGTPLLPEVDFTGEIPLGDIAISYDTCAREAAEAGKNLADHTRHLLIHGLLHLLGYDHIRDRDAALMEGIEVLLLGKLGIANPYYREDAP comes from the coding sequence ATGATGCTCGACATTTCCATCGAAGACAGCCGTTGGCAGGAGGCCGGCCTTGAGCCGCTGGCGGAAGACGCCACCGTTGCTGTGTTGGCACATTTCGGCTTAGATCCGGAAGTCTGCGAAATCTCGCTCTTGGCCTGCGACGATGCCCGGATCGCTGAGTTGAACGCTGAATTCCGGAAAAAGGACAAGCCTACCAATGTTCTCAGCTGGCCGGCAGAGGAGCTGGGGGCCGAGGAGGATGGCGGAACGCCTTTGCTGCCAGAGGTTGATTTTACAGGGGAAATCCCGCTGGGTGACATCGCCATTTCTTATGATACCTGCGCCCGGGAAGCTGCCGAAGCGGGAAAAAACCTGGCCGATCATACCCGTCACCTGCTCATTCACGGACTGTTGCATCTTTTGGGCTATGATCACATTCGTGACCGCGATGCCGCATTGATGGAAGGGATTGAGGTCCTGCTACTTGGCAAACTGGGTATCGCGAACCCATATTATCGTGAGGACGCCCCGTGA
- a CDS encoding PhoH family protein encodes MAISALNDPQTQTATHEVLLEFPDNRLLIDLCGEYDRNLADIEQKLGVQIVRRGNQLSVMGEDSAREQAAGVLTALYDRLETGRSVESGDIDRELRMGPESDDAEPDGQLQMFRGGRVEIKTRKKLVEPRTEAQKAYVQSLFEHELAFGIGPAGTGKTYLAVAVGVSMFITGHVDRIILSRPAVEAGEKLGYLPGDMKDKVDPYMQPLYDALNDFLPGKQLAKLIEDKRIEIAPLAFMRGRTLSNAFVVLDEAQNATTMQMKMFLTRLGEGSRMVITGDRSQVDLPRGVQSGLADAERLLKTIPKISFNYFTARDVVRHPLVAAIIEAYDADSTPA; translated from the coding sequence TTGGCCATCAGCGCCCTGAATGACCCGCAGACCCAGACCGCAACCCACGAAGTGCTGCTGGAATTTCCTGACAACCGATTGCTGATCGACCTGTGCGGCGAATATGACCGCAACCTGGCTGACATTGAACAAAAACTGGGGGTTCAGATCGTTCGCCGCGGCAATCAACTGTCGGTGATGGGCGAGGATTCAGCGCGTGAACAGGCCGCCGGGGTCCTGACTGCCCTTTATGACCGGCTGGAAACCGGCCGCAGTGTCGAAAGCGGCGACATCGACCGCGAGTTGCGCATGGGACCTGAGAGCGATGATGCTGAGCCCGACGGTCAGCTGCAGATGTTCCGCGGCGGCCGGGTGGAGATCAAGACCCGTAAGAAGCTGGTGGAGCCGCGCACCGAGGCGCAGAAGGCCTATGTTCAATCCCTTTTTGAACACGAACTGGCATTCGGCATCGGCCCCGCTGGTACCGGCAAGACCTACCTGGCCGTCGCTGTAGGTGTTTCGATGTTCATCACCGGCCATGTTGACCGCATCATCCTGTCGCGCCCGGCGGTAGAAGCGGGGGAGAAGCTCGGTTACCTGCCCGGCGACATGAAGGACAAGGTCGACCCATACATGCAGCCGCTTTACGACGCGCTGAACGATTTCCTGCCGGGCAAGCAACTGGCCAAGCTGATCGAGGACAAGCGGATCGAGATTGCGCCGCTGGCCTTCATGCGCGGCCGCACGCTGTCCAACGCCTTTGTGGTTCTGGACGAGGCGCAAAATGCCACGACCATGCAGATGAAGATGTTCCTTACCCGCCTGGGTGAAGGGTCGCGCATGGTGATCACTGGCGACCGGTCACAGGTCGATCTGCCGCGCGGGGTGCAGTCGGGCCTGGCCGATGCCGAACGGCTGCTGAAAACCATCCCCAAGATCAGCTTCAACTACTTTACTGCCCGTGATGTGGTGCGCCACCCGCTTGTGGCCGCGATCATTGAGGCCTATGACGCGGATTCGACACCGGCCTGA
- a CDS encoding OmpA family protein, translating into MLTFKLHKAIALAAAAAAALSIAAAPASAQSQQRTIKGERYVPTIWVDPDGCEHWVMDDGAEGYMTPHVKPDGKPVCRRGNICGVMPTDQFFATDKHFINSAGKQRLRQFFQQARGNGARSFVVAGHTDSRASDEYNIRLSERRANAVAAVGRSAGARIAGVRAYGERDPRVPNTSAANMAQNRRVEIYCLR; encoded by the coding sequence GTGTTGACATTCAAACTGCACAAGGCGATTGCGCTGGCCGCTGCTGCCGCGGCTGCGCTCAGCATCGCCGCTGCGCCTGCGAGCGCCCAATCACAGCAGCGAACCATCAAAGGCGAACGTTATGTGCCGACCATTTGGGTCGATCCGGACGGATGCGAGCACTGGGTGATGGATGATGGCGCTGAAGGCTATATGACACCGCATGTCAAACCGGATGGCAAGCCGGTTTGCCGCCGTGGCAATATCTGCGGCGTGATGCCGACAGACCAGTTCTTTGCTACGGACAAACACTTTATCAATTCAGCAGGCAAGCAGCGTTTGCGCCAGTTCTTCCAGCAGGCGCGGGGCAACGGTGCACGGTCTTTCGTTGTTGCGGGCCATACCGACAGCAGAGCGTCGGATGAATATAACATCCGCCTGTCCGAACGCCGTGCAAACGCCGTGGCTGCAGTTGGCCGTTCGGCCGGTGCGCGTATTGCAGGCGTGCGGGCCTACGGCGAGCGCGATCCGCGGGTGCCCAACACCAGCGCTGCCAACATGGCGCAGAACCGCCGTGTCGAAATTTATTGCCTGCGCTGA
- the miaB gene encoding tRNA (N6-isopentenyl adenosine(37)-C2)-methylthiotransferase MiaB: protein MSAPKKLFIKTYGCQMNVYDSERMAEALGGEGYIETKSADDADMILLNTCHIREKAAEKVYSELGRFKGLKAEKPDLKIGVAGCVAQAEGEEIMRRQPLVDLVVGPQSYHRLPEMEAKARAGEKVLDTDFPEEDKFEKLKNRPKAKRGPAAFLTVQEGCDKFCAFCVVPYTRGAEVSRRADRILREAQDLVERGVREITLLGQNVNAYHGAGPNGDLTLAQLIWELDKIDGLERIRFTTSHPNDMQDDLIEAHGTCAKLMPYLHLPVQAGSDKILKRMNRSHTAESYIRLIERIRAARPDILISGDFIVGFPEETEEDFQATMDLVEEVKYGTAYSFKYSTRPGTPAAERAQVDPAAADDRLQRLQALLTRQQREVQDSMVGREVGVLFEKAGRLPGQMVGKSDYLHAVHVADCSRGIGELARVRIVSSGANSLAGELIG, encoded by the coding sequence ATGAGCGCCCCGAAAAAGCTGTTTATCAAGACCTATGGCTGTCAGATGAATGTCTATGACAGCGAACGGATGGCCGAGGCGCTGGGCGGCGAAGGATATATTGAGACGAAATCGGCAGATGACGCTGATATGATCCTTCTTAATACCTGTCATATCCGGGAAAAGGCCGCCGAAAAGGTATACTCCGAACTGGGCCGTTTCAAAGGGCTTAAGGCAGAAAAGCCGGATCTCAAGATTGGTGTCGCCGGATGCGTCGCACAGGCCGAAGGCGAGGAGATCATGCGCCGCCAGCCGCTGGTCGATCTGGTTGTCGGACCCCAAAGCTACCACCGGCTGCCAGAGATGGAGGCCAAGGCACGGGCAGGGGAGAAGGTGCTGGACACTGATTTTCCCGAGGAAGACAAGTTCGAGAAACTGAAAAACCGCCCCAAGGCAAAGCGCGGCCCGGCTGCGTTTCTGACGGTGCAGGAAGGGTGCGACAAGTTCTGCGCCTTCTGTGTCGTGCCGTATACCCGAGGTGCCGAGGTTTCGCGCCGGGCAGACCGTATCCTGCGCGAGGCGCAGGACCTGGTGGAGCGCGGCGTGCGCGAAATCACCCTGCTCGGCCAGAACGTGAACGCCTATCACGGCGCAGGCCCCAACGGTGATCTGACCTTGGCGCAGCTCATCTGGGAACTGGACAAGATCGACGGTCTGGAGCGTATCCGCTTCACCACATCGCACCCCAACGACATGCAGGACGACCTGATCGAGGCACACGGCACCTGCGCTAAGCTGATGCCCTATCTGCATCTTCCGGTGCAGGCGGGGTCTGACAAGATCCTCAAGCGGATGAACCGCTCCCACACTGCCGAAAGCTACATCCGCCTGATCGAGCGCATCCGCGCCGCGCGGCCTGACATTCTGATCTCCGGCGATTTCATTGTCGGCTTTCCGGAGGAGACCGAGGAGGACTTCCAGGCCACCATGGATCTGGTGGAGGAAGTGAAATACGGTACCGCCTATTCCTTCAAATACTCGACCCGTCCCGGCACCCCCGCGGCGGAACGCGCGCAGGTGGATCCTGCCGCGGCAGACGACCGGCTGCAGCGATTGCAAGCCTTGCTGACCCGGCAGCAGCGCGAAGTGCAGGACAGCATGGTTGGCCGTGAAGTTGGGGTGCTGTTTGAAAAGGCCGGGCGCTTGCCCGGGCAGATGGTGGGTAAATCCGACTACCTGCATGCAGTGCATGTCGCTGATTGCAGCCGCGGTATTGGCGAACTTGCCCGGGTTCGTATTGTGTCTTCTGGAGCGAACTCCCTGGCTGGCGAACTGATCGGCTGA
- a CDS encoding glycosyltransferase family 2 protein, protein MMYSSLKDFLKQGKPLLSQGPVALVFIEDETEIATTLRHHLQCGFKAVAALMPDAFDLPQDVRALVHRVPYDCGSDGAVTGAINEVIAAAEPGCWLYYCYNAEYLFFPFCETRGIGEMLTFHTEERRDAMLTYVIDLYAGDLNTCPGAVSLEDAYLDKSGYYAQSRKDPETGHPRERQLDFFGGVRWRFEEHIPAASRKIDRISLFRARPGLKLQQDHTFSEQEYNTYACPWHHNLTAAVCSFRTAKALKRNPGSTFDIKTFRWHNSAPFEWHSRQLLDLGLMEPGQWF, encoded by the coding sequence ATGATGTACTCCTCGCTGAAGGATTTCCTGAAACAGGGCAAACCACTGCTGTCCCAGGGACCCGTGGCTCTGGTCTTTATTGAAGATGAAACGGAGATAGCCACCACCCTGCGCCACCATCTTCAATGCGGTTTCAAGGCGGTGGCGGCCTTGATGCCGGATGCCTTTGACCTGCCCCAAGATGTGCGCGCATTGGTGCATCGGGTGCCGTATGACTGCGGGTCGGACGGCGCCGTCACGGGAGCCATCAACGAGGTTATCGCTGCGGCTGAACCAGGCTGCTGGCTCTACTACTGCTATAACGCAGAATACCTGTTTTTTCCGTTCTGTGAAACGCGCGGGATCGGAGAGATGCTCACTTTCCACACCGAGGAACGCCGGGATGCGATGCTCACTTATGTGATTGACCTCTACGCCGGCGATCTCAATACCTGCCCCGGCGCGGTGTCGCTAGAAGACGCGTATCTCGACAAATCCGGTTACTATGCGCAGTCGCGGAAGGATCCGGAAACCGGGCACCCGCGCGAGCGGCAGCTGGATTTCTTCGGCGGTGTTCGCTGGCGCTTCGAAGAACACATTCCCGCAGCCAGCCGCAAAATCGACCGGATTTCATTGTTCCGTGCCAGGCCGGGTCTAAAACTGCAACAGGATCACACCTTCAGCGAGCAGGAATACAACACATACGCGTGCCCCTGGCACCACAACCTCACAGCTGCGGTCTGCTCCTTCCGCACCGCCAAGGCGCTAAAGCGGAATCCAGGCTCCACTTTCGATATCAAAACCTTTCGCTGGCACAATTCCGCGCCGTTTGAGTGGCATTCGCGCCAGCTTCTGGACCTCGGCCTTATGGAACCCGGGCAATGGTTCTAA
- a CDS encoding LacI family DNA-binding transcriptional regulator: protein MGKTRSAPTLNDVAKAAGVSTATVSRCLNSPDRVIEATRQRVMQAVESLGYTPNFAARVMAAKRSFTIGAIIPTMDNAIFARGLQAFQDQLHKNGYTLLVSSSAYDPEAEREQIRTLVARGADGLLLIGHARDAEIYEYLERHQVPSLVAWSYDPEAQRPSVGFSNADAMCELARSVIAAGHRRIAMISGNTQGNDRAKGRVEGVRRAMADSGLDANTLAMIETDYEIEKGAEAFRQLMAIVPRPTVVMCGNDVLAAGALREAGRLGINVPEQVSVTGFDDIELAEIVSPSLTTVHVPHREMGRKAACELTAMVEGTSEGRSICIGTKVVNRCSLAELAG, encoded by the coding sequence ATGGGAAAAACCCGCTCAGCACCAACACTTAACGATGTTGCAAAGGCCGCTGGCGTTTCGACCGCCACGGTGTCGCGCTGCCTGAATTCTCCCGATCGGGTGATTGAGGCGACCCGCCAGAGGGTGATGCAGGCGGTCGAATCACTGGGCTATACACCGAATTTCGCGGCGCGCGTGATGGCGGCCAAACGCAGCTTCACCATCGGCGCCATCATTCCGACCATGGACAATGCCATTTTTGCCCGCGGCCTGCAGGCCTTTCAGGATCAGCTGCATAAGAACGGCTATACGCTCCTGGTGTCCAGTTCGGCCTACGACCCTGAGGCGGAACGCGAGCAGATCCGCACCCTGGTGGCCCGCGGCGCCGACGGGCTGCTGCTTATCGGGCACGCGCGCGACGCAGAAATCTACGAGTATCTGGAGCGCCATCAGGTCCCGTCACTGGTCGCCTGGTCCTACGATCCCGAGGCGCAGCGGCCTTCTGTCGGTTTCAGCAACGCAGACGCCATGTGTGAACTGGCACGGAGCGTGATTGCTGCTGGCCACCGGCGGATTGCTATGATCTCCGGAAACACACAGGGAAATGACCGGGCAAAAGGCCGGGTGGAGGGTGTCAGGCGGGCGATGGCTGACAGCGGCCTGGACGCAAATACCTTAGCGATGATTGAAACGGATTATGAGATTGAAAAAGGGGCAGAGGCCTTTCGCCAGCTGATGGCAATCGTCCCCAGGCCAACGGTGGTTATGTGCGGCAACGATGTGCTGGCTGCCGGCGCACTGCGGGAAGCCGGAAGACTCGGGATCAATGTGCCTGAGCAGGTCTCTGTGACAGGGTTTGATGACATCGAACTGGCTGAGATTGTCAGCCCCTCATTGACCACTGTGCATGTGCCCCACCGGGAAATGGGTCGCAAGGCAGCGTGTGAGCTGACTGCCATGGTTGAAGGTACTTCGGAAGGCCGGTCAATCTGTATCGGCACAAAGGTTGTGAACCGTTGTTCCTTGGCAGAACTGGCTGGCTAG